CGCCGCCGGGCGTTCCTTCATGTTGCGGAGCACCTCGAGCACGATGTCCACGTCCATCCCGCTCAGGATCGCCGCGGCGTCCTTCGGCGGCATCGCCTCGTAGACCTTGGACAGCTTCTTCAGCCCGCGCAGCCGCTCCTCCTCCACCTGGCCGACGGCCAGCTGGATGCGCTTGCGCATGGCGTCGATCTTGTTGAACTCCTCCGCGAGCACGGCCTTCTCGAGTTCGAGGCTCTCCTGGAGGTCCTCGATCTCCCCCTCGCGCTCGGCAATCTCCGCCGCCTTGGCCTGCAGGGATTGCCGCTCGAGGCTGTACTCCGCCGTGGAGTCCACGGGGGCGGCCTCCTCGCCGGTGAAGTAGGCGCTGCGGATGCCCGTGAAGACGCCCGTCACCAGAAAGGTCCCGGCGAAGATCACGAAAAAGCTCAAGACACTGAAGACAATGACCGATTTCATGGTGTCACCTTCTGTCCGCGATCGGGCTCGGCATCGCAATCGTCATGCCATGCCGCGGGGTCGGCCTGGCGTCCAGTTCGCGGCGCTCACGTCGCGCCTCCTCCAGCTCCCACTCCGCGCGCCGCCGCTCCTCGAGCTTCTCGAGCAGACGGCGCTCGCGGCTGCGCTCCTGCAGGACGGCCCGCGCCGCCCGCACGCCCTGCTCCTGAGCTGCGAGACGCTGACGCGCCAGCACGTCGGCGCGCTCGAGCACCAGCAGCTGATAGCGATTCTCGCCCAGGCGCAGCGGCTCGACGCGCCCCTGCTGCAGACGATCCCTGCGCTCCAGCAGCGCCCGCCGCAGGGCCGCGCTGCGCTCGAGCTCCTGCCGCGCCAGCGCGAGTTCGCTCTCCAGCCGCCCCAGCGCCAGGGCGGCGTCCTGCTCCGCGCGCTCGCGGAGGCGCAGCAGCTTCTGCAGCCGAAAGCTGAAGCGCGCCATCAGCGGCGGACTCCGGCCTGACGCGTCGACGCGGCCTGCCCGAGCAGCGCGCTCAGCGCGCCGCGGGTCTCGTCGAGGGTGCTTCGCTCGTCCCGCGCCTGGCGCAGGAATCGCTGCCAGTCCGGGCGCAGCGCGATCGCGCGGTCGATCTCCGGACTGCTGCCCGGGGCGTAGGCGCCGATCTGGATGAGGTCCTCGTTCTCCCGGTAGACGGCCATCGCCGCCGTGAGCTCGCGCGCCTTCGCGACGGCCTCGGCCGGCGCCACGGCGTCGAAGAGACGGCTGACGGACTCCAGCACGTCGATCGCCGGGTACTGCCCGGCCGTCGCGAGCCGGCGGCTGAGCAGGACGTGCCCGTCGAGGATGGAGCGCACCGTGTCGGCGACCGGGTCGTTCATGTCGTCGCCCTCCACCAGCACGGTGAAGAGCCCCGTGATCGACCCCGTGGCGGCCGAGCCCGCGCGCTCCAGC
Above is a genomic segment from Candidatus Latescibacterota bacterium containing:
- the fliJ gene encoding flagellar export protein FliJ; this encodes MARFSFRLQKLLRLRERAEQDAALALGRLESELALARQELERSAALRRALLERRDRLQQGRVEPLRLGENRYQLLVLERADVLARQRLAAQEQGVRAARAVLQERSRERRLLEKLEERRRAEWELEEARRERRELDARPTPRHGMTIAMPSPIADRR